The Lusitaniella coriacea LEGE 07157 sequence AAATCAATCAAACTAACGCTAACGCCATTGAGTTAGGGATACTCGATGTTAGCGATTTTCCCCTGGCGGGGCGGTACTTTTGGCAGCAACTTCAGGTTTTTGAACCCGCAAGTTTCATTCAATTCGGCAGCAAACAGGGAGATTTTATCGGTGCCGAACGTCTTAAAAATGGAGCCTTTGCCATTGAGATCAAAAACGCACAAACCGCACCCGATAAATATTCCTACGCCGCCGATCCTCAAGGAAACATCACAACAGAACGGCTGGGATTCAAACAAAATTACGATCCGCGCGATCGCCCTTGGTACAAAGCCGCTCAGAAAGCCCAACAGCCCACCTGGAGCGAAATTTATCAATTTTCTACCGATACCGCCGTTCGCCTGGGAATCACTGCCGTACAGCCCTTCTACGATGAGGAGGGAACATTTCAAGGCATCCTCGGCACGGATATCGTTCTCTCCCAACTGGGGGATTTTCTCAAAACCATTGAAATTGGCGAATCCGGACATATTTTTATTGTCGAACGCGATGAATTTTTGGTCGCCACCTCCAAACTCTCTCAACCCTTTCTCCTCGATGAGGGGAAAGCCCAGCGAATTAAGGCAACCGATAGTGACGATCCTTCGATTCGCTCGACAGTGGAGCAGGTTCAGGAGCGTTTTGGTCGGTTGAGCGCGATCGATCGCCCGCAAAAATTCTCCTTCGAGTTAGCCAGAGAGCGACAGTTTGTGCAAATTTTCCCCTTATCGGAAGGTCGAGGGATTGATTGGTTGATTGCGATCGTCGTTCCCGAAGATAATTTTATGGAACGGGTGAATACCAATACCCGCACCACAATTCTGCTCTGTCTTGCCGCCGCACTGCTGGCAATTTTGGTGAGTTTGGTGACGGCGCGTTGGATTACCAAACCCATTCTCCGCCTCAATGATGCAGCGAAGGATATTGCCAAAGGGGAATGGGATAAAACGGTGACCCTCAAACGCAAAGATGAATTGGGACAGCTTGCCAGGGCGTTTAATGGCATGGCGAGTCAATTAAGGGAATCTTTTAACACTCTAGAGGAGCGCGTAGAGGAGCGCACGTTTGAATTGGCTCGAGAAAAAGAGAAGGCAGAGGTTGCCAATCAAGCGAAAAGTACGTTCCTGGCGAATATGAGTCACGAGTTGCGTTCCCCTTTGAATGCGATTCTCGGTTTTACGCAAATTTTGCTCCGCAGTCCTAATCTGAATCCTCAAGAGCAGGAAAATGTCAGTATTATTCTGCGCAGTGGCGAACACCTGCTGACTTTGATCAATCAAGTCCTGGATTTATCGAAAATTGAGGCGGGACGCATCGCACTGAATGAAAAAAGTGTCGATCTTTACCGCTTGCTCGACGATCTCGAAGATATGTTTCAGTTACGGGCAGAGGAGAAACAATTAACACTAGATTTTGAGCGAGACGCACGGGTTCCTCGCTATATCCGAACGGATGAGGTGAAGTTGCGTCAAGTGTTAATTAATTTGCTCAATAATGCGGTGAAGTTTACAAATGCGGGCGGGGTGATGTTGCGCGTTGCTCTTTCTGGGGAGTCTTTTGAGGAAATTCAAAGCGAGCAGCCTCCCGTTCCCCCCAATCTAGAGGAGACGGAGAAACAAGACGGGGGGAAAACGGTTAATTTGCACTTTGAAGTTGAAGATACGGGGATGGGGATTGCGTCAGAGGAACTCGATTGCCTTTTTGAAGCGTTCGTGCAAACCCAAGCGGGGAAAGATTCCCAGGAAGGAACGGGTTTGGGGTTGCCGATCAGTCGTAAATTTGTCAGATTGATGGGAGGGGAGATTGATGTCCGCTCGCAATTGGAGCGCGGGACGATGTTTTTGTTTAGTATTCGTGCGGGGGTGACAGATGCACGGGCTTTAGAAGAACGAGGGAAGATCGGTCGTCGCGCGATCGCGCTCGAACCCAATCAACCACGCTACCGCATCCTGCTCGTGGACGATCGCGCGACCAATCGCCAACTTCTGGTTCGATTGCTCAATCCCTTCGGTTTTGAACTCCAAGAAGCAGAAAATGGCAAAAACGCGATCGCGATTTGGGAGCGCTGGAAGCCCCACTTAATCTTTATGGATATGCGAATGCCCGTCATGGACGGTTACGAAGCGACCCAACGGATTAAAGTGACCACACAGGGGAATGCTACCGCGATTGTCGCGCTGACTGCCAGCGTCTTAGAAGAAGAGAAAGCGATTATTCTCTCTGCGGGATGCGACGATTTCATGCGCAAGCCGTTTCGGGAAAATGATATTTTTGCCGTCATGAGCAAACATATTGGGGTGCGTTATGTATATGAGGATTTAGCGCCGCAAGAGACAACAGCGAACGGGGAAGAACTCGACGCGATCTCGCCGGAAAAAATTTCCCGACTTCCTTTTGAATGGGCGAACAATCTAGAAAGTGCGCTCCGACAAGGAGACTTGGAGTTAATTGCCACCCTCGTCGAGCAAATTCGCACCGAACATCCTCAATTTGCCAAAATCGTTACTCATTACGCCGAGCAGTTTGAGTTCGACAAAATTTTGGATTTACTTGCTGAAAGTCACCAAGAAAGAAATTATGAATCAGACACCCTCTGAAAGCGATCGACCCAGTATTTTGGTGGTAGACGATACCCCGGAAAATTTGCGCCTGCTGGTCAATTTATTAACGCAGAAAGGCTATAAAGTCCGCGCCGTTCCCAGTGGAAAATTAGCACTTTCAGGAATTGAGCTATCTCGCCCGGATCTGATTTTGCTCGATATTATGATGCCGGAAATGAATGGGTATGAAGTGTGCGAAACGCTCAAAGCCAACGATAGTACGAAAAATATTCCGGTGATTTTTATCAGTGCCATGAGCGAAGTTCTCGATAAAATCCAAGCTTTTGAGGTGGGAGGGGTAGACTACGTAACCAAGCCCTTTCAGGCAGAAGAAGTCTTAGCGCGCGTCGAGTTACACCTGGACAATCGCAATTTGCAAAAAAACCTAGAAGCGAGAAATCAAGACTTAGCCAAAGCCCTCGAACAACTCACAGCAACCCAAAATTACCTGATTCAATCGGAAAAAATGGCAGCCCTCGGACAATTGGTAGCGGGAATTGCCCACGAAATTAATACGCCCTTGGGCGCAATTCGTGCCTCCTCTAGCAACATCGTTCGCGCTTTAGAGGAGTCTTTGGGGGAGTTTCCCAAACTGTTTGGCAGACTTTCTGAGGAACAACAAGATGTGTTTGTGAGCTTAGTGGACGAAGCGCGATCGCGCCAAAAAAATTACGGAACCGTCCCTCCCTTAGAAACTCGCACCCGCAAGCGTGCCTTAACCCGCCAGTTGCAAAAATACGATATTGAGGAAGCGCGCTATATTGCCGATACGCTCATGGATATGGGGATTGAAGGAGAAGTCGAACCGTTCCTCAGCCTACTTCAATGCCCCGATGCGGAAGAGATCGTGCAACTGGCATACAATTTCCTCAGCCTGCAACTCAATAATAAAAATATTACGATTGCTGTTGAGAATGCCTCAAAAGTCGTTTTTGCTCTGAAACGCTACGCCCACTACGATCACACTGGAGACAAACAAGTTGTTGATATTCCTGAAAGTTTAGATACCGTTCTGGAGTTATACCACAATCAGCTCAAGCAGGGGGTGGCAGTCCGGCGAGATTATCGCCCCTTACCCACTTTGTGGGGTTATCCCGACGAGTTAAACCAAGTTTGGACAAATTTGGTACAAAACGCCTTACACGCAATGAAAGGTAAAGGAACCTTGGAAATTTGTGTGGATTGCTGCGATAGTAACATTGCGATCGAATTTACCGATTCCGGGAGTGGGATTCCTCCAGATATTCAAACGCGAATTTTCGATCCCTTCTTTACCACCAAATCTGCTGGAGAAGGCAGTGGCTTGGGGTTAGACATTGCTAAGAAAATTGTTGAGAAGCATAAAGGGGAGATCGCAGTGAATAGTATTCCGGGGCAAACCACCTTTAAAATCCTGCTTCCTGTTGAAGAGAAACCGCGCGATCGCGGAAAATAGTGAATTCAAGTCTTGTTTGCAATCCTCCCCCCTATTGTCATGCCTAAATCGATCATTCTGTGTGTTGACGACGAACCCATTGTTCTCACCAGCTTGAAAGAGCAACTCAAGCGGCGATTCGGTCGCCAATATATGTATGAAACCGCCCAAAATCCGGTAGAAGCCTTACAAATTATCGAAGAGTTAATCGAAGACGAAATTGAAGTTTCTCTGGTGATTGCCGATTGGTTAATGCCCGATATGAAAGGGGATGAGTTTTTGATTCAAGTTCATGAGAAATGTCCTAAAACTGTCACTATCATGCTCACCGGACAAGCAGATACCGATGCTGTCGAGCGCGCTAAACTAAAAGCTAACTTACACCGATGTTTGAGCAAACCTTGGACGGAGGATGAATTAGTCGCCGTCGTTCTTTCTGGATTGGAGTAGGAGATGCATGAGTAAACGGGCAATCCTTTGTGTCGATGACGAACGAGTTGTTTTAAACAGTTTAAAAGAACAACTCAAGCGTCACTTTGGCAAGCAATATACTATTGAATTGGCGAGTAGCGGTCAAGAAGCCCTCTTGATTCTTGAAGAACTCCAAGAAGAGCAGATCGAAATTCCCCTAGTGATTTCTGATGAAATCATGCCCGATATGAAGGGCGATGAATTGCTGATTCGCCTCCATGCAAAAGCCCCGAAAATGTTGAAAATCATGCTCACGGGGCAGGCGAGTGCGGATGCAGTGGGAAATGCCGTTAACAATGCTAATTTATATCGCTACATCACCAAGCCTTGGGATGAAACCGATCTCCTATTGACCGTCACAGAAGCATTAGAGCGCTACACACTCGATCGCGTAATCGCCGAACAAAACCAAACCCTACATAAATTAAACGCTTCCCTAGAACGGAAAGTTGCCGAACGAACCGCTCAATTGCAACAGGCAATGAAGGTTGCAGAAGCGGCAAACGTGGCAAAAAGTAGATTTATCGCCAATATGAGCCACGAATTGCGCACGCCCCTCAACGCAATTATTGGTTTTAGCCACATCCTGATTCACGACTTATCTCTAACCCCAAAACATAGAGACTATCTGGGTATTATTAATCGCAGTGGCGAACATTTATTAGGTTTAATTAACGATATTCTTTCGATTTCTCGGATCGAAGCGGGTCAAGCCATTTTACACGAAGTTTGTTTCGATCTCTACCGCCTGCTCGATTCGATTTATGAAATGCTACAACTCAAAGCAAAAGATAAGGGTTTGACCTTCGATTTCCAGTGTCTCCCGGATGTTCCGCAGTACATTCAAACCGACGAAGGAAAGTTGCGCCAAATCTTGATTAATCTTTTGAGTAACGCCATTAAATTCACCGAAAAAGGTCGCGTTCGCCTGCAAGTCTCCACCGCCATTATCGGTTCGCAATTGCCTTCAGAAAAGCCAAAAAACGATCGCGCCCAAAACTTTCAACCCATTCATTCCATCACCTTTGAGGTAGAAGATACCGGAATTGGCATCGCCGCCCAGGAAATAGAGATGCTGTTCGACCCCTTCGTGCAAACGGTGACAGGGAGCAAAGCCATGCAAGGAACGGGTTTAGGCTTGGCAATCAGTCGCGAATTCGTGCGGTTGTTGGGGGGGGATATTTGCGTGAATAGCCAAGTTGAGTGCGGTTCGACCTTTAGTTTTGAAATTCGCGCGATCGCGTCCAACCCAGCTTCTGTGCGTCCGCCCGTCCCCTACAAAAAAGTTGTTGGGTTAGCCCCCAATCAAGAACGCTATCGCATTTTAATCGTTGAAGATGTTTTGGAGAATCGCCAGCTTTTGGTTCAACTCCTCAAACCCCTGGGATTTGAAGTGCAAGAAGCAGAAAATGGCAAAGACGCGATCGCGAAATGGCAAACCTGGCAGCCTCAACTCATTTTGATGGATATGCATATGCCCCTCATAGACGGCTATGAAGCCACAAAACAAATTAAAAGCAAAATCGCTCAATCCCAAGAACCCACTCCCCCAACCGCAATTGTTGCCCTCACCGCAAGCGTCTTTGCCGAAGAACAAGCCGCAATTTTCGCCTCCGGTTGCGATGATTTTCTCGCCAAACCCCTACAAGAAAAATTACTGTGGGAAAAATTAGCCCATCATTTAGGCGTGCGCTTCCTCTATCAAGAAGAATCGTCGTCTTCTGCCCAATCCGACCTTCAAAATCAGCAACACTCCAACTTAACGCTACAAGACCTCAAAACCATGCCTTCAGAATGGATTGCCCAACTCCACTTAGCCGCAATGGCAGTCAACGATCGCGCGATTTCTCAACTTATCCAAGAAATTCCCGAAACAGAAAGCACTTTGGCGAACGCACTCAGGGATCTCGTTCATGATTTTCGCTTGGATACCATTCTTGAAGTAACGCAATCTGCCGTTGATTAGCACCCTCAGCATCTATTTCCATTACAATCAAACTGATTTGCCCTATCCTCCTTTCAATTGACTCTGTGAAGCGAAAAAAATTCTCGATCGAAACCCTAAAAACTAATCCGATGGTTCGTTGGTGGGCCATTGGACTTTTTTTCACAGGAGCAAATATTCCCCTCCTCGGAGTAATGAAAGATGTACTCCACATCCCTTGGTTAATTGCAACCTTAATCTCAACAGAAATCGTCACGCTGTTGCGTTTTCCCCTCAACGATCGTTGGGTATTCGGCTATCCCCGTCCCACCTGGAAGCGCCTCTGGCAATATCACGTTGCTAACATCAGCAGTACGGTCATTTGGGTGAGTGCGGCGAACCTGTTTCCTTTGTTAGGGATTCCTCACCTGATTGGTGCGGTTTTAGCGACAGGAGTTTCTGTGGGGTGGAGTATGATGACCAATTTTCTGTGGGTTTGGCGCAAAAAAGGAACGCAGCAAGCCTCTTCCCCGAAATCGCCAAAAACCCGCGAACTCCTTCCCAAAGAATAAACTCAAAAAACGTGACCCAAATCCTGTCAAATCACGGACAAAAAGCTAGGATCGAGGGAAAGATCGTTATTCGCTAGAAACTACTATGACCAGTGTTGCCCAGTTTCACTATACAGACGAACAAATTCGAGCTTGGCTGCGCGGACTCTTAACCATTGCTTGGGCTGACGGGCAATTCGATCCAGAAGAACAAGAATTAATTGCCCAGCTAACCCAAGACGAACTTGCCCCAACTACAGATTTGGGCGATCTCGAACCCATCTCTCCCGCAGAACTCGCTACCGCTTTTGGTAACGATAAAAGCACGGCGGAAAACTTCCTGAGAACAGCAGTCATGATGGCGTTGGCAAATGGAGTCTATTCTGTTGAAGAAGCAGAAGTCATTGATGATTTTCTCGCTGCTTTAGGAGTAGAAATCGAAGCCCTCAAATCCCTCAAACAGACGCTATACGACCCCAGCAAGCACGAACTTGAGGTGGATATTGACGAGACAGCAGATGCCATAACGGGTATCTCGTCGCCGGGACAACCGCCTGTCGATCCCTTGCAACCCGTGCGCGTTTGGCTAGATGATATGGAAGTTGAAGATCCGCGCGTGGCTCGATTTGTCTGTAAAATGATTCCGCCCCAATGTCCTTTTGAACGAGATATTAAACTCTTTGGACGCAAAATCGTTCGCATTCCTCCCATGTGCAAACTCAATCCCCTGTACGAACAGTTAGTGGGTTTGCGCTTCCGTTCTTTGTCCTATTTAGCGGATGATTGCGGCGAAGATGTGACGAAATATTGTTAAAAGAGAGTTTATTGGGATCTATTCGTGGCGGTGGGTTTTGTAAATTTCTAATGGATCTTAAATACCCGCGATCGCGAACTCAAAACCTGCCCGACTCTCCTTTCCTCTTCCTTCCCCTTTATACTTTATGCAATTTATCGATCGCGCGAAAATTGAAGTCATTGCCGGTAATGGAGGTGACGGAATGGTCGCCTTCCGCCGGGAAAAATACGTCCCTGCGGGCGGTCCTGCCGGGGGAAATGGGGGTCGAGGCGGTTCGGTCATCTTAGAAGCAGTGGAGCATCTACAAACCCTCCTAGACTTCAAATACAAGCGCATCTTTAAAGCCGAAGATGGCAAGCGGGGCGGCTCGAACAATTGCACCGGGGCATCGGGACAAGATTTGTGCATTCAAGTTCCCTGCGGCACGATGATTTACGAAGCGGAAACCGAAAACCTATTGGGAGATTTAATCGAACCCGGACAAACGCTGTGCATTGCCAAGGGGGGAACCGGAGGTTTGGGGAACAAGCATTTTTTGAGCAATCGCAATCGCGCGCCCGATTACGCACTTCCCGGAAAGGAAGGGGAACAACACCATTTGCGCTTGGAGTTGAAGTTAATTGCAGAGGTGGGGATTATTGGATTGCCCAACGCGGGAAAATCAACCTTGATTGCTTCCCTATCTGCGGCGCGTCCCAAAATCGCCGACTATCCCTTTACCACCCTCGTGCCGAATTTGGGAGTCGTTCGCAAACCTTCTGGGGATGGCACCGTTTTCGCGGATATTCCGGGATTAATCGCTGGGGCGCACGAAGGCGTGGGGCTGGGACATGACTTTTTGCGCCATATCGAACGGACGCGCCTGTTATTGCATTTAATCGACGCAACCGCAGAAGATCCGATCGCGGACTACCATACCATTGAACGGGAATTAGAAGCCTATGGACGAGGTTTGCGCGATCGTCCTCAAATTCTTGCTCTCAATAAACTCGATGCCGTTGACGCAGAACGCATTAAAGAGATTGCAACCGAACTCGCCCAACTCTCACCCCATCCCCTCTTCAAAATTTCTGCGGTCACTCGTCTCAATTTAGATTCTCTATTACAACAGATTTGGAAAACCCTTGAAGGGAGAGATTCTCTATGATATGAAATTCGTTTGAATCGCCTGAGTTATGGCTGACACGGGGATGGGGAGACGCGGAGACACGGAGACAGGACGGGGAGACGGGGAGACGGGGTGAGGACTGTTCGCTATTTTCCTGAACTATTCCCTGTTCCCTGTTCCCTGTTCCCTGTTCCTAGCCAGGGTTTCAGGGTGTTCACATCAGGCGTGAATTTTTATAGTGGGCAATTTGAAGGATTTGATATGACCTCAATTACGATTTATAGCGCGAGCGCTTGTCCTTACGCCCAACGCAGTCGCATGGTACTGTTGGCAAAAGGAATAGACTTCCAATTGGAAGAAATCGATCTCAATAACAAACCAGAGAATTTTCAAGACATTTCTCCCTACGGAAAAGTCCCAGTCTTAAAGCACCGCGATCGTCGAATCTGGGAATCCGCTATTATCAACGAGTATTTAGAAGAAGTCTTTCCCGAACCACCCTTGTTCCCCTCCGATCCTCAAGACCGTGCTATGGCGCGCATTTGGATCGATTTTGCCAACACTAAATTCGCTCCTGCCTTCTACAAACTTCTCCTCACCCAAGACCCAAAAATCCAACAGGAATGGTCAAAAGAACTCCAAAACCATCTGCACTTCATCGAACGGGAAGCATTCAAAAATGCAGAAACCGGAGCGTTTTGGTTGGGTCAAACCTTGAGCTTAGTCGATATTTCATTCTATCCTTGGTTCGAGCGCTGGTCGGCACTCAGTCACTATCGGAATATTGAAATTCCCCCTTCCTGTACGCGGTTGCACCAATGGCATCAAGCAATGGAAAATTCTCCAATCGTCCAACAAACGCGCCGCGAAGCCAACTTCCACATTCAACAATACGACAAGTATGCAAACGGCACTGCATCCGGCACAACCGCACGAGAAATGCGCCGCTATTGAGCGTAAAATTCATGAACCATAATGCAAACAGCAGCAATCCCAGTGCAATATGCTCTCCTTTTTTCTAGCCTCGGTATTTTGTTGATGGGTGTCAGTTTTCAATGGGGTTCAAAGAGTTGGCTTCTGGGTTGGTTGGGTGCGAATTTTATACTCGTGGGCGCAGCCTACGGCGGTTTAGGCGCAAGGGTTTTGGGGAAACAAAGCAATGGCGCGATCGCGCCTTGGGCATTATTCCTCCTCTTTCCCTTCTTCTCGCTAACTTGGAGCGTTTGGCATCTACAGCGATTTGCGAGTCGCGAACCCTGTGCTTGTCTCATTGCGCCTGGAATTTGGCTGGGACGCAAAGCCTTTGCCAAAGAACTTCCCGATAATATTAGCCTCCTGGTTGACCTTACCGCAGAATTTCCCGAACCTCCACGGGCGATTCTAGGAAAAACCTATCTCTGCTTGCCCACTTTAGATGCTTCTGTCCCTTCCCCCGAAGCCTTTCTTCACCTCGTTCAAATCATTGCTGCTTGGCAAGGCAATGTCTACATCCACTGTGCGCTGGGACGCGGACGTTCTGCAACCGTCGCGGCGGCGGTTCTCATTGAAAAAGGAATCATTCGAGATTGGCAAAATGCAGAGAGATACTTGCAGGAAATTCGCCCTAGCGTTCGCCTGAATCGCGTTCAACGTCACTTTTTGGCACACCTGTAGCTTCTCGAACTTATGAAAATTGACTAACCCTCACCTGTCAACCGAACCCATCACCACGTCAATACTCGCAAGAATCGCCACCAAATCGGCAACCTTAACGCCCTTCAGCAAAAACGGAAGAATTTGTAGATTATTAAAATCCGCCGGACGAATCTTCCACCGCCAAGGAAACACATTATCGTTGCCAATTAAATAAATCCCCAACTCTCCCCGTCCCGCTTCCACGCGGACGTAGTGTTCCCCCGCAGGAATTTTGAAGGTAGGGGAAAGCTTTTTAGCAATGTAATTGTAGTCAAAATCGTTCCACTGGGATTTACGTCCTTCAAGCAAGCGTTTGGCTTCTAAATTCTCGTAAGCACCACCGGGTAGACTTTCACAGGCTTGGCGAACGATTTTGGTCGATTCGCGCATTTCCTTCATCCGCACCCGATACCGCGCCAAACAATCGCCCTCTGTTGCCCAGGCAATCTCCCAGTCAAAATCATCGTAACACTCGTAATGGTCAACCTTGCGCAAATCCCACTTCACTCCCGACGCGCGTAGCATCGGGCCACTCAATCCCCAGTTAATGGCATCATCGCGGGTTATTGTGCCAATTCCTTCAACGCGACGGAGAAAGATGGGATTGTCGGTGACTAACTTTTCGTACTCGTCAATTTTGGGTATAAAGTAATCGCAGAAATCCAAGCATTTATCAACCCAACCGTAGGGTAAATCTGCCGCAACGCCGCCAATACGAAAGTAATTGTTATTGATTAGACGATATCCGGTTGCTGCTTCAAAGAGGTCAAGAATGATTTCCCGTTCCCGCAAGGCATAAAAGAAAGGTGCGTGTCCTCCCAAATCCGAGACAAAAGAGGGGCCAAACCAGAGTAAATGGTTCGTGAGGCGGGTGAGTTCCAACATAATCGTGCGGATGTAGCTGGCGCGTTTGGGAACTTCAATATCGGCGAGTTGTTCCGGTGCATTGACGGTGACGGCTTCGTTGAACATTCCCCCGTAATAGTCCCAACGACTGACGTAGGGGACGTACATCGTGTTGGTGCGGCTTTCGGCTATTTTCTCCATTCCCCGGTGCAAATAACCAATAACGGGTTCGCAGTCTACAATATCTTCGCCATCGAGGGTGACAATAAGGCGGAAACATCCGTGCATGGAAGGATGGTGTGGACCCATGTTAATAATCATGGGGTCGGTGCGGGTTTCAATCTGTGCCATTGCTCGAACCTCTCTGTAATCTGAAAGTGACAATTTGACGCTCCCTCAACCCT is a genomic window containing:
- a CDS encoding NAD(P)H-quinone oxidoreductase subunit H, whose protein sequence is MAQIETRTDPMIINMGPHHPSMHGCFRLIVTLDGEDIVDCEPVIGYLHRGMEKIAESRTNTMYVPYVSRWDYYGGMFNEAVTVNAPEQLADIEVPKRASYIRTIMLELTRLTNHLLWFGPSFVSDLGGHAPFFYALREREIILDLFEAATGYRLINNNYFRIGGVAADLPYGWVDKCLDFCDYFIPKIDEYEKLVTDNPIFLRRVEGIGTITRDDAINWGLSGPMLRASGVKWDLRKVDHYECYDDFDWEIAWATEGDCLARYRVRMKEMRESTKIVRQACESLPGGAYENLEAKRLLEGRKSQWNDFDYNYIAKKLSPTFKIPAGEHYVRVEAGRGELGIYLIGNDNVFPWRWKIRPADFNNLQILPFLLKGVKVADLVAILASIDVVMGSVDR